A window from Vigna angularis cultivar LongXiaoDou No.4 chromosome 7, ASM1680809v1, whole genome shotgun sequence encodes these proteins:
- the LOC108337355 gene encoding zinc-finger homeodomain protein 2 isoform X1 — MEFDEQEEQEEEMGMPDPPVPAPVASYDSLGNSAARSKVGAEGRKGAFGAAAVRYRECQKNHAVSFGGHAVDGCCEFMPAGEDGTLEAVICAACNCHRNFHRKEIDGEMTSFHHRAQPPPPLHHHHQFSPYYHHRVPQHPGAGGYLHHHLATPPMAQHRPLALPAAASGGGLSREDEDISNPSSSGGGGGGGSKKRFRTKFTQEQKDKMLAFAEQVGWRIQKHDESAVEQFCAETNVERKVLKVWMHNNKNTLDYNSRRRWSYIPFLFFCIRLIIFGLNGSMNTVSSRVVPSLFCSMELL; from the exons ATGGAATTCGACGAGCAAGAGGAGCAGGAGGAGGAAATGGGGATGCCGGACCCGCCGGTGCCAGCGCCGGTCGCAAGTTACGACTCGCTTGGAAACTCCGCGGCTCGCTCCAAAGTCGGCGCCGAGGGACGGAAGGGCGCGTTCGGCGCCGCCGCGGTACGATACCGAGAATGCCAGAAGAACCACGCCGTGAGCTTCGGCGGCCACGCTGTCGACGGATGCTGCGAGTTCATGCCGGCCGGCGAGGACGGCACTCTGGAGGCCGTGATTTGCGCTGCCTGCAACTGCCACCGGAATTTTCACCGCAAGGAGATCGACGGCGAGATGACCTCCTTTCACCACCGAGCGCAGCCACCGCCGCCTCTGCACCACCACCATCAGTTCTCCCCGTACTACCACCACCGAGTCCCGCAGCACCCCGGCGCCGGCGGCTACCTTCACCACCACCTCGCCACACCTCCAATGGCGCAGCACCGCCCGCTCGCCCTCCCGGCAGCGGCCTCCGGCGGAGGACTCAGCCGCGAAGACGAAGACATCTCGAATCCGAGCAGCAGCGGCGGCGGAGGTGGCGGAGGATCCAAAAAACGGTTCCGAACGAAGTTCACGCAGGAACAGAAGGATAAGATGCTGGCATTCGCGGAACAGGTGGGGTGGAGAATCCAGAAGCACGATGAATCTGCTGTGGAACAGTTCTGTGCCGAGACCAATGTGGAGAGAAAAGTTCTCAAAGTTTGGATGCACAATAACAAGAACACTCTCG ATTACAACAGTAGAAGAAGGTGGTCATACattccctttctctttttctgtatCCGTTTGATCATTTTTGGGCTGAATGGATCGATGAACACTGTTAGCAGCAGAGTGGTACCATCACTGTTCTGTTCGATGGAGTTGTTGTAA
- the LOC108337355 gene encoding zinc-finger homeodomain protein 2 isoform X3: protein MEFDEQEEQEEEMGMPDPPVPAPVASYDSLGNSAARSKVGAEGRKGAFGAAAVRYRECQKNHAVSFGGHAVDGCCEFMPAGEDGTLEAVICAACNCHRNFHRKEIDGEMTSFHHRAQPPPPLHHHHQFSPYYHHRVPQHPGAGGYLHHHLATPPMAQHRPLALPAAASGGGLSREDEDISNPSSSGGGGGGGSKKRFRTKFTQEQKDKMLAFAEQVGWRIQKHDESAVEQFCAETNVERKVLKVWMHNNKNTLVESMSWNGLQITTVEEGGHTFPFSFSVSV from the exons ATGGAATTCGACGAGCAAGAGGAGCAGGAGGAGGAAATGGGGATGCCGGACCCGCCGGTGCCAGCGCCGGTCGCAAGTTACGACTCGCTTGGAAACTCCGCGGCTCGCTCCAAAGTCGGCGCCGAGGGACGGAAGGGCGCGTTCGGCGCCGCCGCGGTACGATACCGAGAATGCCAGAAGAACCACGCCGTGAGCTTCGGCGGCCACGCTGTCGACGGATGCTGCGAGTTCATGCCGGCCGGCGAGGACGGCACTCTGGAGGCCGTGATTTGCGCTGCCTGCAACTGCCACCGGAATTTTCACCGCAAGGAGATCGACGGCGAGATGACCTCCTTTCACCACCGAGCGCAGCCACCGCCGCCTCTGCACCACCACCATCAGTTCTCCCCGTACTACCACCACCGAGTCCCGCAGCACCCCGGCGCCGGCGGCTACCTTCACCACCACCTCGCCACACCTCCAATGGCGCAGCACCGCCCGCTCGCCCTCCCGGCAGCGGCCTCCGGCGGAGGACTCAGCCGCGAAGACGAAGACATCTCGAATCCGAGCAGCAGCGGCGGCGGAGGTGGCGGAGGATCCAAAAAACGGTTCCGAACGAAGTTCACGCAGGAACAGAAGGATAAGATGCTGGCATTCGCGGAACAGGTGGGGTGGAGAATCCAGAAGCACGATGAATCTGCTGTGGAACAGTTCTGTGCCGAGACCAATGTGGAGAGAAAAGTTCTCAAAGTTTGGATGCACAATAACAAGAACACTCTCG TTGAAAGCATGTCGTGGAATGGCTTACAGATTACAACAGTAGAAGAAGGTGGTCATACattccctttctctttttctgtatCCGTTTGA
- the LOC108337355 gene encoding zinc-finger homeodomain protein 2 isoform X2, with amino-acid sequence MEFDEQEEQEEEMGMPDPPVPAPVASYDSLGNSAARSKVGAEGRKGAFGAAAVRYRECQKNHAVSFGGHAVDGCCEFMPAGEDGTLEAVICAACNCHRNFHRKEIDGEMTSFHHRAQPPPPLHHHHQFSPYYHHRVPQHPGAGGYLHHHLATPPMAQHRPLALPAAASGGGLSREDEDISNPSSSGGGGGGGSKKRFRTKFTQEQKDKMLAFAEQVGWRIQKHDESAVEQFCAETNVERKVLKVWMHNNKNTLVTVVFEVESMSWNGLQITTVEEGGHTFPFSFSVSV; translated from the exons ATGGAATTCGACGAGCAAGAGGAGCAGGAGGAGGAAATGGGGATGCCGGACCCGCCGGTGCCAGCGCCGGTCGCAAGTTACGACTCGCTTGGAAACTCCGCGGCTCGCTCCAAAGTCGGCGCCGAGGGACGGAAGGGCGCGTTCGGCGCCGCCGCGGTACGATACCGAGAATGCCAGAAGAACCACGCCGTGAGCTTCGGCGGCCACGCTGTCGACGGATGCTGCGAGTTCATGCCGGCCGGCGAGGACGGCACTCTGGAGGCCGTGATTTGCGCTGCCTGCAACTGCCACCGGAATTTTCACCGCAAGGAGATCGACGGCGAGATGACCTCCTTTCACCACCGAGCGCAGCCACCGCCGCCTCTGCACCACCACCATCAGTTCTCCCCGTACTACCACCACCGAGTCCCGCAGCACCCCGGCGCCGGCGGCTACCTTCACCACCACCTCGCCACACCTCCAATGGCGCAGCACCGCCCGCTCGCCCTCCCGGCAGCGGCCTCCGGCGGAGGACTCAGCCGCGAAGACGAAGACATCTCGAATCCGAGCAGCAGCGGCGGCGGAGGTGGCGGAGGATCCAAAAAACGGTTCCGAACGAAGTTCACGCAGGAACAGAAGGATAAGATGCTGGCATTCGCGGAACAGGTGGGGTGGAGAATCCAGAAGCACGATGAATCTGCTGTGGAACAGTTCTGTGCCGAGACCAATGTGGAGAGAAAAGTTCTCAAAGTTTGGATGCACAATAACAAGAACACTCTCG TAACAGTTGTCTTTGAAGTTGAAAGCATGTCGTGGAATGGCTTACAGATTACAACAGTAGAAGAAGGTGGTCATACattccctttctctttttctgtatCCGTTTGA
- the LOC108337355 gene encoding zinc-finger homeodomain protein 2 isoform X4: MEFDEQEEQEEEMGMPDPPVPAPVASYDSLGNSAARSKVGAEGRKGAFGAAAVRYRECQKNHAVSFGGHAVDGCCEFMPAGEDGTLEAVICAACNCHRNFHRKEIDGEMTSFHHRAQPPPPLHHHHQFSPYYHHRVPQHPGAGGYLHHHLATPPMAQHRPLALPAAASGGGLSREDEDISNPSSSGGGGGGGSKKRFRTKFTQEQKDKMLAFAEQVGWRIQKHDESAVEQFCAETNVERKVLKVWMHNNKNTLGKKP; encoded by the coding sequence ATGGAATTCGACGAGCAAGAGGAGCAGGAGGAGGAAATGGGGATGCCGGACCCGCCGGTGCCAGCGCCGGTCGCAAGTTACGACTCGCTTGGAAACTCCGCGGCTCGCTCCAAAGTCGGCGCCGAGGGACGGAAGGGCGCGTTCGGCGCCGCCGCGGTACGATACCGAGAATGCCAGAAGAACCACGCCGTGAGCTTCGGCGGCCACGCTGTCGACGGATGCTGCGAGTTCATGCCGGCCGGCGAGGACGGCACTCTGGAGGCCGTGATTTGCGCTGCCTGCAACTGCCACCGGAATTTTCACCGCAAGGAGATCGACGGCGAGATGACCTCCTTTCACCACCGAGCGCAGCCACCGCCGCCTCTGCACCACCACCATCAGTTCTCCCCGTACTACCACCACCGAGTCCCGCAGCACCCCGGCGCCGGCGGCTACCTTCACCACCACCTCGCCACACCTCCAATGGCGCAGCACCGCCCGCTCGCCCTCCCGGCAGCGGCCTCCGGCGGAGGACTCAGCCGCGAAGACGAAGACATCTCGAATCCGAGCAGCAGCGGCGGCGGAGGTGGCGGAGGATCCAAAAAACGGTTCCGAACGAAGTTCACGCAGGAACAGAAGGATAAGATGCTGGCATTCGCGGAACAGGTGGGGTGGAGAATCCAGAAGCACGATGAATCTGCTGTGGAACAGTTCTGTGCCGAGACCAATGTGGAGAGAAAAGTTCTCAAAGTTTGGATGCACAATAACAAGAACACTCTCGGTAAGAAACCCTAA
- the LOC108336877 gene encoding uncharacterized protein LOC108336877, producing MRMLLESNDTPISWEIFKMNFYAEYFPDSVRFAKVVEFLELIQGGIKFENGLRGDLRLMVAGLCIKEFPSLVERAKVLEKTKMELDRQQRQQTKLGGSISSRSGLGTRKIPYTRPSSSRYRGHYERDYNLGRRASGQPQQAGRFQPRGDGGGGRAQAVGRVYALTGTEAASSSNLIISSCLLYGISCCVFFDSGATHSFISKECVEKLGLLVDELQFDLVVSTPAVGKLAANRILIDYGEKKLLFPDEEQHESLAIGQLRQDKMEGASCFLILSHLEVVKGEQSLDRSVQCKQRIDRSVVNEFPNIFPEDIPSLPPPREVEFSIDLVSRAEPVSIAPYRMAPAELAELKKQIEELMDKQLIRPSVSPWGAPVLLVKKKYGNSRIYIDYRQLNKLTIKNKYPLPRIDDLLDQLYGATVFSKIDLRFGYHQILVKEGDVQKIAFRSRYGHYKYVVMSFGVTNAPAIFMDYMNRIFRPFLDKFVVVFIDDILIYSKTHEEHEDHIRKVLGVLREKKLYAKMSKCDFWMDEFQVFSDHKSLKYLFDQKELNMRQRRWMEFIKDYEFDLLYHPGKANVVADALSRKTVHVSAMMVREWNLIESFRYLKLQVELEPNNISCCRLIVESELLSRIREKQSVDEGDECSVKQALEGEDPAA from the exons ATGAGGATGCTACTAGAAAGCAACGATACTCCCATCTCTTGGGAAATTTTCAAGATGAACTTTTATGCCGAATACTTCCCTGATAGTGTTCGGTTTGCTAAGGTGGTGGAATTTCTTGAATTGATTCAAGGAGGGAT AAAGTTTGAGAATGGATTGAGAGGGGATCTCAGGTTGATGGTTGCTGGTTTATGTATCAAGGAGTTTCCCTCTTTGGTGGAAAGAGCCAAGGTCTTAGAGAAGACCAAGATGGAATTGGATAGACAACAAAGGCAACAGACGAAACTTGGAGGATCAATTTCCTCCAGGAGTGGTCTCGGTACTAGGAAGATTCCTTACACACGACCTTCTTCTTCAAGATATAGAG GGCACTATGAGAGAGACTATAATTTGGGAAGAAGAGCCAGTGGTCAACCACAACAGGCAGGAAGGTTTCAGCCAAGaggtgatggtggtggtggaagaGCTCAGGCTGTTGGTCGAGTATATGCACTAACAGGAACAGAAGCAGCAAGTTCAAGTAATCTTATTATCAGTTCTTGCTTGCTGTATGGaatatcttgttgtgtgttttttgattcgggggcaacacattCCTTTATCTCGAAGGAATGTGTTGAGAAGTTGGGATTGTTAGTAGATGAGCTTCagtttgatctggtggtgtcaaccccagcagTTGGGAAG TTAgctgccaatcgcattcttaTAGATTATGGTGAGAAGAAATTATTGTTTCCAGATGAAGAGCAACATGAGTCATTGGCAATCGGTCAGTTGAGGCAGGATAAAATGGAAGGTGCTAGTTGCTTCTTGATACTATCTCATTTGGAAGTGGTAAAGGGTGAGCAGAGTTTGGACCGATCGGTGCAGTGTAAGCAGAGGATAGATCGTTCGGTCGTAAATGAATTTCCGAACATTTTTCCTGAAGATATACCTAGTTTGCCTCCTCCTAGAGAAGTGGAATTCTCAATTGATTTGGTGTCAAGAGCAGAACCAGTATCTATAGCACCTTACAGAATGGCTCCAGCGGAGCTAGCTGAActgaagaagcaaattgaagagttgatggaTAAACAATTGATTCGGCCAAGTGTATCACCATGGGGTGCTCCTGTGCTGCTAGTTAAGAAGAAATATGGTAATTCTCGGATCTATATAGATTATAGGCAGCTGAACAAATTGACAATTAAGAATAAGTACCCTTTACCAAGGATTGATGATCTGTTGGATCAATTATATGGGGCTACTGTGTTTTCTAAGATAGATCTGAGGTTTGGATACCATCAGATTTTAGTTAAGGAGGGAGATGTGCAGAAGATAGCCTTTCGGTCTCGGTATGGCCATTATAAGTATGTAGTAATGTCGTTCGGTGTTACTAATGCTCCCGCTatattcatggattacatgaatcgTATCTTCAGACCATTCCTAGATAAATTTGTTGTcgtctttatagatgacattcttatttattctaaaactCATGAAGAACATGAGGACCACATCAGGAAGGTGCTCGGTGTGTTAAGAGAGAAGAAGCTTTATGCTAAAATGTCCAAGTGTGACTTTTGGATGGATGAG TTTCAGGTGtttagtgatcacaagagcTTGAAGTATCTTTTTGATCAAAAGGAACTAAACATGAGGCagagaagatggatggaattcataaaagattatgaatttgatttacttTACCATCCTGGAAAAGCTAATGTAGTAGCTGATGCCTTGAGCAGGAAGACCGTGCATGTGTCTGCAATGATGGTCCGAGAATGGAATTTGATTGAGAGCTTTAGATACTTGAAGCTACAAGTTGAGTTAGAACCGAACAATATCAGCTGTTGTCGCTTAATAGTAGAAAGTGAACTGTTGAGCCGAATACGAGAGAAGCAATCGGTAGATG aaggcgatgAGTGTTCAGTGAAACAAGCGCTAGAAGGTGAAGATCCTGCAGCTTAg